The following DNA comes from Hahella chejuensis KCTC 2396.
ACGGAGTGGTATTGGGGGCCCCTATTGGTCGCTCTCATCTTGCTGGCATTCTGCTGGCTGGTCCCCGCTCTCTCCGGGCTGTCTCGCCGAAGCGCGTCAACGCAGTTGGAGGAGGCGCCATGATGGAGTTTCTGACTCAATTTCACTTCCTGCGCCCTACTTTATTATTGCTGGCGCCGGCGTTGTTGGCGCTACTGTTTCTTATGCGCCATCGCAGAAACGGGCAAAACTCCTGGCGCACCTTATTGCCGCCGGAGTTCCTCGCCGCGCTGAGCGAAACGCCGCCACAGACCGTTAAGCGCAGCAGTTTCTGGCTATGGCCGCTGATTCTGGTTTTGTCCGTCGTCGCATTGGCTGGCCCCACTTGGTCAAAACAGGAAACGCCTGTCACCTTGAAGCAGGAAGCCCTGGTGGTCACGTTGGATTTGTCTCTTTCCATGCTGGCGACCGACTTAACGCCAAACCGCCTGACCCGCGCCAGGCAAAAAGTGTACGACCTGCTGGACGCTCGTAAGGAAGGACAAACCGCACTGGTGGCGTTTTCCGGCAGCGGCCATGTCGTCGCGCCGCTGACGGAAGACAGCAATACGCTGCGCGCTATGTTGCCTGCGCTGGACCCGTTCATCATGCCTGAAATGGGCAGCAACGCCGCCGCCGGAATTGAAAGCGCCCTGAATGTCATCAAGCAGGCCGGCGCCGTCAACGCCCGTATTTTGTTGATCACGGACGGCGTCGAAGAAGTGGACGTACAGCCGATCAATGATCTGCTCAGCAAAGCTGGCGTATCCATTTCCGTGTTAGGGGTCGGCGCCGATGACGGCGGCCCGATCCCCATCCCCAATCGGGGCTTTATCAAGCAGGGCGATCAGGTCGTCATCGCCAAGCCAAACTTCGCACTAATGCGCGAGATCGCTGGACGCCCCGGCGACCGTTTCAGCAAAATGACGCTGGACGGTTCAGATTTGCGTCGCTTGCTGCCCAACGCCAACTCCAAAAACTTTCAAGACGCTAACGAGGATAATAGGCTGCAGGGCGAACAATGGCATGACGCAGGCTATCTCCTGCTGTTGATCGTGATACCGCTATTGCTCTGGCAACATCGTCAAGCCGGCGTCGCGTTGTGTCTGTTGGTCTTACTGGCGCAACCGCAAGTCTCTCACGCCATTGAATGGGATAACCTTTGGTCAACCCCGGATCAACGAGGCTGGGAGTTCTATCAGGATAATAAATACGAGGACGCCGCGAACGCCTACAACAGCGCCCTGGGTAAAGGCGCGGCGTATTACCGCGCAGGCGACTACGCCAAGGCGGAAGCAGAGTTCAGCAAGCTGGATTCGGCGCAGGCCCATTACAATCGCGGTAATAGTCTCGCCCTTCAGCAGCGCTATCAAGAAGCGATCAAAGCATACGACGAGGCCCTGCAGCGAAACCCGGATATGGCGGAAGCGGCGGAAAACAAGCGTCGCCTGGAAGAACAGCTGGAAAAGCAAAAACAGCGACAGGACAGCAAGGACTCGCAAAAAGACCAGCAACAGTCGGATCAGAACAACGCCGATCAACAACAGAATCAGCAGCAAAATTCGTCCGACTCGCAACAGCAGAACAGCCAGTCCTCAGATCAGGACAGCCAGGGTCAGCCTGGCCAGCAGGGCGGAGATCCTTCGCAACAACCACCTTCGCAACCGCAAGATCAAAGTACGGACAAACAGGACAACGCCTCCTCCCAAGATACGGATGAGCAGAAAAACGCCGAGCAGGCGCAAAACGCGGTTAAAGAAGACAAGGCTGATCCCAAGGACGCCCAATCTAAAGCCGCTGACGCAGAGCAGCAGGAGGCTGAAAAGAAGGACGGCGACAAAGAGGCTCAGACAGCCGGACAGGCCGGCGAACCTGAAGACGCCCCGGACAAAGAGCCATCGGAAGATGCTTCCGCCGCCCTATCAGACAACATTTCATTGAAGGACCAGCAGACGGAGCAATGGCTGCGCAGGATACCTGACGATCCCGGCGGCCTGCTGCGCAGAAAGTTTCTGCAACAATATCAACAAGGCTCGCGTCCTTCTTCGTCCAAACAAGACAGCGGTAGACCCCTATGGTAACTCCTGTAAACCGGATTTTATGTCTGTTCATGCTATGCGTTCTGAGCCTGGGAGCCTGGGCGGAGGACAGCCTGAACGTCAGCGTGGACCGCCAGGAAGTCAGACAGAATGAATCCCTGCAACTGACGATCACCAGCAAACTGGAAGTCGACTCCGCTCTGGACTTCTTTAACCTGAATACTCTGTCCGTACCACAGCCGGATGTCGGCGAGCTGGACAAAGACTTCGAGGTCATGGACCGCCAGCAAAGCTACCGGGTGCAAATAGAGAACAACAAGAATAGCTCCGTCATTACCTGGGTCTACACCCTGTTGCCCAAACGCAGCGGCGATCTTGAGATTCCAGCGGTCAAGTACAAAGACAATGAATCTCAGCCGATCGCCATAAAAGTGGTCGACACCAGCCAGCAGGCGACGGCGAAAGAAGAAAAACCCGTCTTCCTGGAAGCGGAGGTGGACAACAAGTCCGTCTACGTGCAACAGCAACTGATCTACACTATCCGCCTGTTTTACAGCGACGATATGCTGCGGGGCGAGCTGACGCATCCCGACCATACGGACATTCTGGCCAAACAGCTTGGCAAGCAGAAAGAGTACACGCGTTACCTCGGCTCCCGCCGCTTCAGCGTGGTGGAGCGTCAATACGTCATCTTCCCGCAGAAGGCGGGCAAGATCGTCATACCTGAGCAGATTTTTACCGGCACGCTGATCCAGCGTCGCATTGGACGCCGCTTCTACAGTGAGGAGAAGTCCCCTGCGGTGGAAATTGAGGTAAAAGCGCCGCCAGCGTCCTTCTCAGGCAAGCAGTGGGTGCCGGCGCAAAGCCTTAGCATTCGCGATGTGTGGAGCGATCCAGCGCGGGAAATCAAAGTGGGCGACTCGCTGACCCGTACTATCAGCGTCCAGGCGCTGGGCATTGAAGGGGTGCAGATTCCACCGCTGAACACTGATAGCGCGGAAGGCATCAAAGTCTATCCAGAGCCTGAAAGTATTGACACGGAAGAGCATGCCGCAGGCGTTACCGGCCAGCGCAAGGAAACCCAGGCCCTGGTGGCGATCAAGCCGGGAACCTACACCCTGCCCGCCGTCAGCATTCCCTGGTGGGATGTGACGAACGATGTAGAGCGGGTGGCGACGCTGCCGGAACGCACGATTACAGTACTCCCTGGCGCTCAATCCGCCATCGTCAATACGCCTACCGCGCCGTCGCAGACAACGCTGGCGGACGACAATACCGACTTAACCCTGGACTCAACGCCTGAACCGCTGTCGACGCCCACTGCCGCGCCCTCAGACGCTGGCGTATTCTGGCCCGCCCTGTCCGGGCTGTTGCTGATCGCCTGGCTGGCCACGTTATACGCCTGGTGGAAAAAGCCTACTATCGTCAAACCCGTCATGCGGGAGCACCCACGCCAGGGCGCGCAGCATATCGAGCTGAGCCAATTGAAGAAGCTGGCGAAAAACGATGTCGTCAAGTTCGTGGACCTGTATACGCGCTGGTTGCAACAAGCCGCCCTGGAGCAACGCTACGCTCATCATGTGCTCAATCAGCTGCGCGAACTCAGTCGAGAACCGCTCAACCAGCTGCAACGCGACCTGTATGGACCGAACGCCAGTACCGCCAACGCGGATTTAAGCG
Coding sequences within:
- a CDS encoding VWA domain-containing protein codes for the protein MMEFLTQFHFLRPTLLLLAPALLALLFLMRHRRNGQNSWRTLLPPEFLAALSETPPQTVKRSSFWLWPLILVLSVVALAGPTWSKQETPVTLKQEALVVTLDLSLSMLATDLTPNRLTRARQKVYDLLDARKEGQTALVAFSGSGHVVAPLTEDSNTLRAMLPALDPFIMPEMGSNAAAGIESALNVIKQAGAVNARILLITDGVEEVDVQPINDLLSKAGVSISVLGVGADDGGPIPIPNRGFIKQGDQVVIAKPNFALMREIAGRPGDRFSKMTLDGSDLRRLLPNANSKNFQDANEDNRLQGEQWHDAGYLLLLIVIPLLLWQHRQAGVALCLLVLLAQPQVSHAIEWDNLWSTPDQRGWEFYQDNKYEDAANAYNSALGKGAAYYRAGDYAKAEAEFSKLDSAQAHYNRGNSLALQQRYQEAIKAYDEALQRNPDMAEAAENKRRLEEQLEKQKQRQDSKDSQKDQQQSDQNNADQQQNQQQNSSDSQQQNSQSSDQDSQGQPGQQGGDPSQQPPSQPQDQSTDKQDNASSQDTDEQKNAEQAQNAVKEDKADPKDAQSKAADAEQQEAEKKDGDKEAQTAGQAGEPEDAPDKEPSEDASAALSDNISLKDQQTEQWLRRIPDDPGGLLRRKFLQQYQQGSRPSSSKQDSGRPLW
- a CDS encoding BatD family protein, coding for MVTPVNRILCLFMLCVLSLGAWAEDSLNVSVDRQEVRQNESLQLTITSKLEVDSALDFFNLNTLSVPQPDVGELDKDFEVMDRQQSYRVQIENNKNSSVITWVYTLLPKRSGDLEIPAVKYKDNESQPIAIKVVDTSQQATAKEEKPVFLEAEVDNKSVYVQQQLIYTIRLFYSDDMLRGELTHPDHTDILAKQLGKQKEYTRYLGSRRFSVVERQYVIFPQKAGKIVIPEQIFTGTLIQRRIGRRFYSEEKSPAVEIEVKAPPASFSGKQWVPAQSLSIRDVWSDPAREIKVGDSLTRTISVQALGIEGVQIPPLNTDSAEGIKVYPEPESIDTEEHAAGVTGQRKETQALVAIKPGTYTLPAVSIPWWDVTNDVERVATLPERTITVLPGAQSAIVNTPTAPSQTTLADDNTDLTLDSTPEPLSTPTAAPSDAGVFWPALSGLLLIAWLATLYAWWKKPTIVKPVMREHPRQGAQHIELSQLKKLAKNDVVKFVDLYTRWLQQAALEQRYAHHVLNQLRELSREPLNQLQRDLYGPNASTANADLSELALKLVASSEQAIKAESNTQGEPAPLYPT